One Methylobacterium sp. AMS5 genomic region harbors:
- a CDS encoding transporter substrate-binding domain-containing protein: MDLTRRKLLKQSSLAAAAIAAPHLWLPTAREAWGATLKKGEPIKVGLLFSLSGQLAVPEEDSTLVMQYAIDEINKNGGIAGHPIQPVIVDAKSDFNVYSEKAKELIIREKVIALFGCYTSASRKAILPVVMSQNSLLYYPTCYEGAECTQNTICTGPLANQHSKDLIPYMVKNFGKKVFFVGSNYVWPKESNKNAKIWLQEAGGELVGEEYIPLGSSEFGPVLGKIRDAKPNFIFSTVVGASDIAFHKQFKQEGFKVDSMPIASLTTGEIETKAMGPEFGAGHFLSAPYFQSLDNPTNQKFVENFLKSKYGKNGSTHYNMEETYLSAYVFKAGLEAAIKKTGNVEEVTSRMIRDVSGGVRVEDDISPEGLIWIDGDNFNSWLKPKIGQCQADGSFKIVSEAKEHVAPDPYSIYPNAGKCTAAGLVAPDGKSRKNVI, translated from the coding sequence ATGGATCTGACACGTCGGAAGCTATTAAAGCAGTCTTCGCTCGCCGCCGCAGCGATTGCCGCCCCGCACCTTTGGCTGCCGACGGCCCGCGAAGCCTGGGGCGCCACCTTGAAGAAGGGCGAGCCGATCAAGGTCGGCCTCCTGTTTTCCCTGTCCGGCCAGCTCGCGGTTCCGGAGGAGGACTCGACCCTGGTGATGCAGTACGCCATCGACGAGATCAACAAGAACGGCGGGATCGCCGGGCATCCGATCCAGCCGGTGATCGTCGATGCCAAGTCGGACTTCAACGTCTACTCGGAGAAGGCCAAGGAACTCATCATCCGCGAGAAGGTGATCGCGCTGTTCGGCTGCTACACCTCGGCGAGCCGCAAGGCGATCCTGCCGGTGGTGATGTCGCAGAACAGCCTGCTCTACTATCCGACCTGCTACGAGGGTGCCGAATGCACCCAGAACACGATCTGCACGGGTCCGCTGGCCAATCAGCACTCGAAGGACCTGATCCCGTACATGGTCAAGAACTTCGGCAAGAAGGTCTTCTTCGTCGGCTCGAACTACGTGTGGCCGAAGGAGTCGAACAAGAACGCCAAGATCTGGCTCCAAGAGGCCGGTGGCGAGCTGGTGGGCGAGGAGTACATCCCACTCGGCAGCTCGGAGTTCGGCCCTGTCCTCGGCAAGATCCGCGATGCCAAGCCGAACTTCATCTTCTCGACCGTCGTCGGCGCCTCCGACATCGCCTTCCACAAGCAGTTCAAGCAGGAAGGCTTCAAGGTCGATTCCATGCCGATCGCCTCGCTCACCACGGGTGAGATCGAGACCAAGGCGATGGGGCCGGAATTCGGCGCCGGGCACTTCCTGTCGGCACCCTATTTTCAGTCGCTCGACAACCCGACCAACCAGAAGTTCGTCGAGAACTTCCTCAAGAGCAAGTACGGCAAGAACGGCTCCACCCATTACAATATGGAAGAGACCTATCTCTCGGCCTACGTGTTCAAGGCCGGCCTTGAGGCCGCGATCAAGAAGACCGGCAATGTCGAGGAGGTCACCTCGCGCATGATCCGCGACGTCAGCGGCGGCGTGCGGGTCGAGGACGACATCTCGCCGGAAGGCCTGATCTGGATCGACGGCGACAACTTCAATTCCTGGCTCAAGCCGAAGATCGGCCAGTGTCAGGCGGATGGCAGCTTCAAGATCGTCTCGGAAGCCAAAGAGCACGTCGCGCCCGATCCGTACTCGATCTACCCGAATGCCGGGAAATGCACCGCCGCGGGTCTCGTCGCCCCCGACGGCAAGAGCCGCAAGAACGTCATCTGA
- a CDS encoding carbohydrate porin: protein MEPGSARPGRVARAAGTLLGALAFGLPVSALAQQASPVGQFNDQTQPRTDPAIAEKATDPVRVGPLAPWATHMAERGLTFDINIYNFYQANPSAGLRTGEQSNSTYFVLSMTADMQRIANISGGTIKFTQTFFGNVRNLNMAADIGDTTVGYQPPFNPNNNRLSLLTYQQKLLDDRLVIEVGRTHPDRYYGLPPCNSINSCFQDLFYINAGFTSPLYAVWGANAAYQLSPTSYVQAGAFSVNPGTNALSGYDFGYERLSGALVMTEIGTKTDYTMTAYPGRASLTGFFNTADHDDNFKTVFGTSKGLNPGAPVLQKNGTSGIVLTGTQTVWRADGGLVANPHPTSISLYTGTGYSFDPTVPIRFNSFVGVRLDAPDQSRPNDSYGLKMNWQRLSENYTQFLSDANFISGGSGAPYSRDKFVFEANAHFDVGAGVIIEPVVQYVVNPNTFWNPFTARRAKDGFYAGATLVVPLGTLLGLAPG, encoded by the coding sequence ATGGAACCAGGATCGGCTCGGCCCGGACGAGTGGCACGGGCGGCCGGCACGCTCCTCGGCGCCCTGGCGTTCGGCCTGCCTGTGAGCGCCCTTGCGCAGCAGGCCTCTCCGGTGGGTCAGTTCAACGACCAGACCCAGCCGCGCACCGATCCGGCCATCGCCGAGAAGGCCACCGATCCCGTCCGCGTCGGCCCGCTCGCCCCCTGGGCCACCCACATGGCCGAGCGCGGGCTCACCTTCGACATCAACATCTACAACTTCTACCAGGCCAACCCCTCGGCCGGCCTGCGCACCGGAGAGCAGTCGAACTCGACCTACTTCGTCCTCTCCATGACCGCCGACATGCAGCGCATCGCCAACATCAGTGGCGGCACCATCAAGTTCACCCAGACCTTCTTCGGCAACGTCCGCAATCTCAACATGGCCGCCGATATCGGCGACACCACGGTGGGCTACCAGCCGCCGTTCAACCCCAACAACAACCGCCTCTCGCTGCTCACCTACCAGCAGAAGCTGCTCGACGACCGCCTCGTCATCGAGGTCGGCCGCACCCACCCCGACCGCTACTACGGCCTGCCGCCGTGCAACTCGATCAATTCCTGCTTCCAGGACCTGTTCTACATCAACGCCGGCTTCACCTCGCCGCTCTACGCCGTCTGGGGGGCGAATGCCGCCTACCAGCTCTCGCCCACGAGCTACGTCCAGGCCGGCGCCTTCTCGGTGAACCCCGGCACCAACGCGCTCTCGGGCTACGATTTCGGCTACGAGCGGCTCTCGGGCGCGCTGGTGATGACCGAGATCGGCACCAAGACCGACTACACCATGACCGCCTATCCCGGCCGCGCCTCGCTCACCGGCTTCTTCAACACGGCCGATCACGACGACAACTTCAAGACGGTGTTCGGCACCTCCAAGGGCCTGAACCCCGGCGCCCCGGTGCTGCAGAAGAACGGCACCTCCGGCATCGTGCTCACCGGCACGCAGACGGTCTGGCGCGCCGATGGCGGCCTCGTCGCCAACCCGCACCCGACGTCAATCTCGCTCTACACCGGCACGGGCTATTCCTTCGACCCGACGGTGCCGATCCGCTTCAACTCGTTCGTCGGCGTGCGCCTCGACGCGCCCGACCAGAGCCGGCCCAACGACAGCTACGGGCTGAAGATGAACTGGCAGCGTTTGTCGGAGAACTACACGCAGTTCTTGTCTGACGCGAACTTCATCTCGGGCGGCTCGGGCGCCCCGTATTCGCGCGACAAGTTCGTGTTCGAGGCCAACGCGCACTTCGATGTCGGCGCGGGCGTGATCATCGAGCCGGTGGTTCAGTACGTGGTCAACCCGAACACGTTCTGGAACCCCTTCACCGCGCGGCGCGCCAAGGACGGCTTCTACGCCGGCGCAACCCTCGTCGTCCCGCTCGGCACCCTCCTCGGCCTCGCACCGGGCTAG
- a CDS encoding helicase-related protein: MAQSRTAKPRDDQDASPDGGVAPLVPTGALAVALLGFAQAARPLIHVARDGRRLDEIAAVLRALAPERRVAVYPEWDCLPFDRASPSRGVMGARTGVLRWLTDDRAQPDIVLTTAPALLQRVPPPETWESAHIELRVGEPLDSEQLTAQLARLGYILDDRVDEPGEVAVRGRTIDVFPAAAPLPCRVEHDGARITAIRSYDPVSQRSRVETGRLVIDPATEIILDPDSRFALEPFTGQEHRLARFYPALVTMLDYVPKARLVVEAGVEERAAAFFEQIAEGRESDGAVSPSGSRRDDRSQQKPAPDLYLASEEWAERVEARSLAAATTAEAERIAGPVFARERRPEVSFAKALRAALKAGDRVVLAGPKAPLRRLVRAAAAADERTVRLIDAWADVETAEPGAMLAIEMPVEAGFRVPEAGATVIAAADLFGPLAAGAGRRAAVLPIGEVELRVGDVAIDRDHGLCLFEGLEAIRAGQEDEEDALRLRFADDAILMVPVSQADRIWRYGSEAEAVTLDRLDGGTWARRRLETEATLAKAARAMLKAAQERREAHAPQIVPPEREMERFAAGFGYPLTDDQAGAVEETLADLARETPMDRLVCGDVGFGKTEVALRAAAAAIFAGRQVAVMAPTTVLVRQHVETFRRRFARFGIEVAHLSRLVSPAEARRVKQGLADGSVRLVVGTQALAGRGVSFHDLGLAIIDEEQRFGAKTKASLRKAAGDAHILTLSATPIPRTLQAAMVGLQSLSVIATPPAVRQPIRTVIAAFEETTLAAALRREHRRGGQSFVVCPRIEDIAPMAKRLRALVPGLDVVTAHGEMKPAEMDDAMVRFADGEGDVLLATSIIESGLDVPRANTMLVWDAERFGLAQLHQLRGRVGRGQRRGVVYLFGHPDKPLSPSTEKRLRTLEALDRLGAGFAISARDLDLRGAGDLVGDDQSGHVKLVGLGLYQHLLQLALRAAKGEAAEDWSPEVRIGLNGRVPADYIPEPEIRLSLYTRLLRLRAEAEIDALRDEIEDRFGPLPESVDALFTLARLRIGCLALGIVRLSGGPQGIAADFHPDRQAPVIPVSDEITVRDRRIVIRGGCDDPVERGARAAVFLRRLHEARDRRG, translated from the coding sequence ATGGCACAGTCCAGGACCGCCAAGCCCCGAGACGACCAGGATGCGAGCCCGGATGGGGGCGTCGCTCCGCTCGTTCCGACGGGAGCCCTGGCGGTGGCTCTGCTCGGTTTCGCGCAAGCCGCGCGGCCGTTGATCCACGTGGCCCGCGATGGCCGCCGCCTCGACGAGATCGCCGCGGTCCTGCGCGCGCTGGCGCCGGAGCGGAGGGTGGCTGTCTATCCCGAATGGGATTGCCTGCCCTTCGACCGCGCTTCGCCCTCGCGCGGTGTCATGGGCGCGCGCACCGGCGTGCTGCGCTGGTTGACCGACGACCGGGCACAACCGGACATCGTCCTGACCACCGCCCCCGCGCTGCTGCAGCGCGTGCCTCCGCCGGAAACGTGGGAATCGGCCCATATCGAGCTGCGCGTCGGCGAGCCGCTCGATTCGGAGCAGCTGACGGCGCAACTGGCACGGCTCGGCTATATCCTCGACGATCGCGTCGATGAGCCCGGCGAGGTGGCGGTCCGGGGACGGACCATCGACGTGTTCCCGGCCGCCGCACCGCTTCCCTGCCGGGTCGAGCATGACGGCGCGCGCATCACTGCGATCCGCTCCTACGATCCGGTGTCGCAGCGCTCCCGCGTCGAAACCGGGCGGCTGGTGATCGATCCGGCCACCGAAATCATCCTGGACCCGGATTCGCGCTTCGCCCTGGAGCCGTTCACCGGACAGGAGCACCGGCTTGCCCGGTTCTATCCCGCGCTCGTGACGATGCTCGATTACGTGCCCAAGGCGCGCCTCGTGGTCGAGGCCGGGGTGGAGGAGCGTGCCGCCGCGTTCTTCGAGCAGATCGCCGAGGGCCGCGAGTCGGACGGGGCGGTGTCACCTTCCGGGAGCCGGCGGGACGACCGATCCCAACAGAAGCCCGCACCGGATCTCTATCTCGCCTCCGAGGAATGGGCGGAACGGGTCGAGGCACGCAGCCTCGCGGCGGCCACGACCGCCGAGGCGGAGCGGATCGCAGGGCCGGTTTTTGCCCGCGAGCGCCGCCCCGAGGTCTCCTTCGCCAAAGCCCTGCGCGCTGCGCTGAAAGCGGGCGATCGCGTCGTGCTTGCCGGCCCCAAGGCGCCGCTGCGCCGCCTCGTGCGCGCGGCCGCCGCGGCCGACGAGCGAACCGTGCGCCTGATCGATGCCTGGGCCGACGTCGAGACGGCGGAGCCCGGCGCGATGCTGGCGATCGAAATGCCGGTCGAGGCGGGGTTTCGCGTGCCGGAGGCCGGTGCGACGGTGATCGCCGCGGCGGATCTGTTCGGGCCGCTGGCCGCAGGCGCGGGGCGGCGGGCCGCCGTGCTGCCGATCGGCGAGGTCGAGCTGCGGGTCGGCGATGTAGCGATCGATCGCGATCACGGCCTGTGCCTCTTCGAGGGGCTGGAGGCGATCCGCGCCGGTCAGGAGGACGAGGAGGACGCGCTGCGTCTGCGTTTTGCTGATGACGCCATCCTCATGGTGCCGGTGAGCCAGGCGGACCGGATCTGGCGCTACGGCTCTGAGGCCGAAGCCGTGACCCTCGACCGGCTCGACGGCGGCACCTGGGCCCGGCGGCGGCTGGAGACGGAGGCGACGCTCGCCAAGGCGGCGCGGGCGATGCTGAAGGCCGCGCAGGAGCGCCGGGAGGCCCACGCCCCGCAGATCGTGCCGCCCGAGCGCGAGATGGAACGGTTCGCAGCCGGTTTCGGCTATCCGCTCACCGACGATCAGGCCGGGGCGGTGGAGGAGACGCTGGCCGATCTCGCCCGCGAGACGCCGATGGACCGGCTCGTCTGCGGCGATGTCGGCTTCGGCAAGACCGAGGTGGCCCTGCGCGCCGCGGCGGCGGCGATCTTTGCCGGACGGCAGGTCGCCGTCATGGCGCCGACGACGGTGCTGGTCCGCCAGCATGTCGAGACGTTCCGGCGCCGGTTTGCCCGGTTCGGCATCGAAGTGGCGCATCTTTCGCGCCTCGTGTCCCCCGCCGAGGCAAGGCGGGTGAAGCAGGGCTTGGCCGATGGCAGCGTCCGCCTCGTCGTCGGCACCCAGGCGCTCGCCGGGCGCGGCGTGTCGTTCCACGATCTCGGCCTTGCCATCATCGACGAGGAACAGCGCTTCGGGGCCAAGACCAAGGCGAGTCTGCGCAAGGCGGCGGGCGACGCCCACATCCTCACGTTGAGCGCGACGCCGATCCCGCGCACGCTCCAGGCGGCGATGGTCGGCCTGCAGAGCCTCAGCGTGATCGCTACGCCCCCGGCGGTGCGCCAGCCGATCCGCACGGTGATTGCCGCTTTCGAGGAGACGACGCTGGCCGCGGCGCTGCGGCGTGAGCACCGCCGCGGTGGGCAGAGCTTCGTGGTCTGCCCGCGCATCGAGGACATCGCGCCGATGGCCAAGCGCCTGCGTGCGCTCGTGCCGGGGCTCGACGTGGTGACGGCGCATGGCGAGATGAAGCCCGCCGAGATGGACGACGCGATGGTTCGCTTCGCCGACGGCGAGGGCGATGTGCTGCTCGCCACCAGCATCATCGAGAGCGGGCTCGACGTGCCGCGCGCCAACACCATGCTGGTCTGGGACGCGGAGCGGTTCGGCCTCGCGCAGTTGCACCAGTTGCGCGGTCGCGTCGGGCGCGGGCAGCGGCGCGGGGTGGTGTACCTGTTCGGGCATCCCGACAAGCCGCTCAGCCCCTCGACGGAGAAGCGGTTGCGCACGCTGGAGGCGCTCGACCGGCTCGGGGCGGGCTTTGCCATCTCCGCCCGCGACCTCGACCTGCGCGGGGCGGGCGACCTCGTCGGCGACGACCAATCTGGCCACGTCAAACTCGTGGGGCTCGGCCTCTACCAGCACCTGCTGCAACTGGCCCTGCGCGCGGCCAAGGGCGAGGCGGCCGAGGATTGGAGCCCGGAGGTGCGGATCGGTCTGAACGGCCGTGTGCCCGCCGACTACATCCCCGAACCCGAAATCCGCCTGAGCCTCTACACGCGCCTCCTGCGCCTGCGCGCCGAGGCCGAGATCGACGCGCTGCGCGACGAGATCGAGGACCGCTTCGGGCCCCTGCCGGAATCGGTGGACGCGTTGTTCACCCTGGCGCGCCTGCGGATCGGATGCCTCGCCCTCGGCATCGTCCGCCTCAGCGGCGGTCCGCAGGGGATCGCGGCCGACTTCCATCCGGACAGGCAGGCACCGGTGATCCCGGTCTCCGACGAGATCACGGTTCGGGATCGGCGTATCGTCATCCGTGGGGGCTGCGACGACCCGGTCGAGCGCGGCGCACGCGCCGCCGTTTTCCTGCGCCGTCTCCATGAAGCCCGCGACCGGCGTGGTTGA
- a CDS encoding HlyD family efflux transporter periplasmic adaptor subunit: MSVDDDLRHYESPMQRPLPASTSQPNQKPSHTRVVRVSAYSVATVLALLMTTATLPPLLADQSDRAVMNAPISLLTAPIAGEMTEVSASIGKRLRMGDSVARIHNGRIDRTTLITLDGKVDELRGSLLAARQKKESDQAYVAALDAEIRRQVEQTVAKLDGEVAEARARVGSADAEGQSTKAVVDRQQAMVDRNTASLDLLRPTQHKLEAARFDKDAETAKLNQKLAELTAVKKSVFVGNQSNSLAVLTQKRRDLAFDAQRLAIEEVQLAASLKAQESLLVAERNRLDSLADAEMRAMNGGMVLSLGVTEGRHVNPGDSVATLVDCEQSFAVGIFSYRQAQELAVGTPVRISAAGNVIPQRGWVSEILPKTSDKTDQQYAVPFPQTERREMYVLVSLDRGSAPEIVESVLPSQTTRRTTPCSVGQWVTITRENGWIPSASVAWKAVASGFSGPEAKAAWGVFASAATNTTARASDLIARGVNGPEAKQAWVLVSNSATRAADTISTTIRELAARVPGRSTSDPVTQPERQHAAENTH, from the coding sequence GTGTCCGTCGACGATGATTTGCGTCATTATGAGAGTCCTATGCAGCGCCCCTTGCCGGCCTCCACGTCACAGCCGAACCAGAAGCCGAGCCATACGCGGGTGGTCCGGGTCTCAGCCTATTCGGTGGCAACAGTTCTTGCCCTCCTCATGACCACGGCGACGCTCCCTCCTCTCCTCGCCGATCAGTCAGACCGCGCGGTGATGAATGCGCCGATCAGCTTGCTGACTGCGCCGATTGCCGGAGAAATGACCGAAGTCTCCGCCTCAATCGGAAAACGCCTTAGAATGGGCGACTCGGTGGCACGCATCCATAACGGGCGCATCGACCGCACGACCTTGATCACCTTGGACGGCAAAGTCGACGAGTTGCGCGGCTCCCTCTTGGCGGCACGCCAGAAGAAAGAATCGGATCAGGCATACGTCGCAGCCCTTGATGCCGAGATCCGTCGACAAGTTGAGCAGACAGTCGCTAAACTCGACGGAGAGGTTGCGGAGGCTCGCGCCCGGGTCGGGTCAGCCGATGCTGAGGGTCAGTCCACCAAGGCGGTGGTGGATCGGCAGCAAGCTATGGTTGACCGCAACACAGCCAGTCTCGATCTTCTGCGTCCAACGCAGCACAAGCTCGAGGCTGCCCGGTTTGATAAGGATGCCGAGACGGCCAAGCTGAACCAGAAGCTGGCTGAACTGACTGCCGTCAAGAAGAGCGTCTTCGTGGGCAACCAATCCAACAGCTTGGCGGTGCTGACGCAGAAGCGACGGGATCTGGCCTTCGATGCTCAGCGACTGGCCATCGAAGAAGTGCAGCTCGCCGCCAGTCTCAAGGCACAAGAATCCCTATTGGTTGCAGAACGAAATCGTCTCGACAGCCTCGCAGATGCGGAAATGAGAGCGATGAACGGCGGCATGGTTCTCAGCCTCGGCGTCACCGAAGGGCGCCACGTCAATCCTGGGGACTCTGTGGCAACGCTGGTCGACTGCGAGCAATCCTTCGCAGTCGGGATTTTCTCTTATCGGCAGGCGCAGGAACTCGCGGTCGGAACCCCCGTGCGAATTTCGGCGGCAGGAAATGTTATTCCTCAACGCGGTTGGGTCAGCGAGATCTTGCCCAAGACCAGCGACAAGACCGATCAGCAATATGCGGTGCCATTTCCACAGACCGAGCGGCGGGAGATGTATGTCCTCGTCAGCCTTGATCGCGGCTCAGCACCGGAAATAGTCGAGAGCGTACTGCCTTCCCAAACAACGCGTCGCACCACGCCTTGCTCTGTAGGCCAATGGGTCACGATCACCCGGGAGAATGGTTGGATTCCATCGGCTTCCGTAGCCTGGAAAGCCGTCGCCTCCGGTTTCAGTGGGCCGGAAGCAAAGGCAGCATGGGGCGTTTTCGCCTCTGCGGCGACCAACACGACCGCAAGAGCTTCCGACCTCATCGCCCGTGGCGTCAACGGACCGGAAGCGAAGCAAGCCTGGGTCTTGGTTTCGAACAGTGCGACCCGTGCCGCGGATACAATCTCGACGACGATCCGTGAGTTGGCGGCACGAGTTCCAGGTCGCAGCACGAGCGATCCGGTAACCCAACCTGAGCGGCAGCACGCTGCCGAAAACACGCATTGA
- a CDS encoding cellulose synthase catalytic subunit: MFEAPQDVLSVLTIDSGILISLLLMASLLDRTSAPARVLFGLTTAVFILCYAAWRWHDTLPRLEPEPDKLWPYLFFAFEMVAILYTLMSIVILFRFKDRSAEADREETRLSESGAWPAVDIFICTYNEPLDVVEKSIIPALAVDYPNATVWVCDDTRRAWLRDYCEEVGANYVTRPDNEGAKAGNLNNALHHTAGRTNAPIILVLDADFAVAPNILRRSVGLFHDERAAVVQTPQFFFNADPIQHNLMASEAWVDDQRIFFDVFQPAKDAWGCAFCVGTSFLVRRDRVTEMGGFPHDAICEDINLTYSLMRRGYRTHWLNERLSAGLSAEGLPEYITQRTRWCLGTMQVALLKAGPFRGSDYTPLQRLHYLHGVLNWLCKPFIVLMLVAPSIYWFFDMPAFYADYLSFLRYGLPTLFALWTYSGWVSGRRTLPLFMEVTHIMTALAISITLVSAAVRPFGRPFKVTDKGGDRSASLVRWRMATGFGAICLLSAGAIIWSFVSPSGATEISPLDYFNLVWAGVAMLFCFVAFLVCFERPRGAEEFLVEEPVHVRFRGIAYDAVLASLGMGTAQLRIPALPHTIAAGDAVEVLLEPTGWIPARLTGAEAGACAVALAPDHLQRQTLILRLFTRAADPIARTASLRLALRGLITRCFQAA; this comes from the coding sequence ATGTTCGAAGCACCTCAGGACGTCCTGTCCGTTCTCACCATCGATTCCGGCATTCTCATCAGTCTGCTCCTGATGGCGAGCCTACTCGACCGCACGAGCGCCCCTGCCCGCGTCCTGTTCGGCCTGACCACGGCGGTGTTCATTCTCTGCTACGCCGCTTGGCGCTGGCACGACACGCTACCGCGTCTGGAGCCGGAGCCCGATAAGCTTTGGCCCTACTTGTTCTTCGCCTTCGAGATGGTGGCGATTCTCTACACGCTGATGTCCATCGTCATCCTGTTTCGGTTCAAGGACCGGTCCGCCGAGGCTGATCGCGAGGAAACGCGGCTAAGCGAGAGTGGTGCGTGGCCGGCCGTCGATATTTTCATCTGCACCTACAACGAACCCCTGGATGTGGTCGAGAAATCGATCATCCCGGCCCTCGCGGTCGACTACCCGAACGCTACGGTGTGGGTCTGCGACGACACCCGCCGTGCGTGGCTGCGGGACTATTGCGAGGAAGTGGGCGCCAACTACGTCACGCGCCCCGATAACGAGGGGGCCAAGGCGGGCAATCTCAACAACGCGCTCCACCACACGGCCGGTCGCACCAACGCACCGATTATCCTCGTGCTCGACGCCGATTTCGCGGTGGCGCCCAATATCCTGCGCCGCAGCGTCGGGCTGTTCCACGACGAGCGGGCGGCCGTGGTCCAGACGCCACAATTCTTCTTCAACGCCGACCCGATCCAGCACAACCTAATGGCATCCGAGGCCTGGGTCGACGATCAGCGCATCTTCTTCGATGTGTTCCAGCCGGCCAAGGATGCCTGGGGCTGCGCCTTCTGCGTGGGCACTTCGTTTCTCGTGCGACGCGACCGCGTGACGGAGATGGGTGGGTTCCCGCACGATGCCATCTGCGAGGACATCAACCTAACCTACTCGCTGATGCGCCGCGGTTACCGGACTCACTGGCTGAATGAGCGTCTGAGTGCCGGGCTCTCGGCCGAAGGCCTGCCGGAATACATCACGCAGCGCACCCGCTGGTGCCTCGGCACCATGCAAGTCGCCCTGCTCAAGGCCGGTCCCTTCCGTGGCAGTGACTACACGCCGCTGCAGCGGCTGCACTATCTGCACGGCGTTTTGAACTGGCTGTGCAAGCCTTTCATCGTCCTGATGCTGGTGGCTCCGTCGATCTACTGGTTTTTCGATATGCCGGCCTTCTACGCCGACTATCTCTCTTTCCTCCGCTACGGCCTGCCGACGCTCTTCGCGCTCTGGACCTATAGCGGCTGGGTCTCCGGCCGACGCACGCTCCCGCTGTTCATGGAGGTGACGCACATCATGACGGCGCTTGCCATCAGCATCACCCTGGTCTCGGCAGCGGTTCGCCCGTTCGGTCGCCCCTTCAAGGTCACCGACAAGGGGGGCGACCGCTCTGCCTCGCTGGTGCGCTGGCGGATGGCCACCGGCTTCGGGGCGATTTGCCTGCTCTCGGCCGGCGCCATCATCTGGTCCTTCGTGTCGCCCTCGGGCGCGACCGAGATTTCGCCGCTCGATTATTTCAATTTGGTTTGGGCCGGCGTCGCGATGCTGTTCTGCTTCGTGGCCTTTCTTGTCTGTTTCGAGCGCCCACGTGGAGCGGAGGAGTTCCTTGTCGAGGAGCCAGTGCACGTCCGGTTCCGCGGGATCGCCTACGACGCCGTGCTGGCGAGTCTCGGGATGGGGACAGCCCAGCTGCGGATACCAGCTCTACCCCATACCATCGCGGCTGGAGACGCGGTGGAGGTGCTTCTTGAGCCGACCGGTTGGATCCCCGCTCGCCTCACGGGGGCCGAAGCAGGCGCCTGTGCGGTCGCACTCGCACCGGACCACCTGCAGCGGCAAACCCTCATCCTGCGCCTGTTCACGCGGGCCGCAGACCCAATCGCCCGCACCGCAAGCCTACGCTTGGCGTTGCGCGGCCTGATCACCCGCTGTTTCCAAGCAGCCTGA
- a CDS encoding alpha/beta hydrolase: MKHRLQTSWLVPTLLGSAAALGASALYAVYNAREAERRTPPAGEFITVNGVRLHYVERGRGEALVLIHGNGTMIQDFLSSGIVDALAKRFRVIIFDRPGYGYSDRPRGVWTPRAHATLYQKALQQLGVTQAVVLGHSWGALVAVALALQAPQLVRSLVLASGYYYPTLRADVVLASPAAIPIIGDVLRYSVSPLVGRALLPAMIKGMFAPADIPERFDREFPTDMMLRPLQLRASAEDAAMMTPVTVELQQHYHDLDLPVIIIAGGADQIADVGRQSQRLHDELPNSTLIVVPGMGHMIHHLAPEKVVEAVELASKQSQATAA, encoded by the coding sequence ATGAAACACCGCCTACAAACATCTTGGTTAGTTCCGACCCTGCTCGGCTCCGCGGCCGCTCTGGGAGCCTCTGCACTGTATGCTGTCTACAATGCACGCGAGGCCGAGCGACGGACGCCGCCGGCAGGCGAGTTCATCACAGTGAATGGCGTGCGCCTGCACTACGTCGAGCGCGGGCGTGGCGAGGCACTGGTGCTCATCCACGGCAACGGCACTATGATCCAAGACTTCCTGAGCAGCGGCATCGTCGACGCTCTCGCGAAGCGCTTCCGCGTGATCATCTTCGACCGCCCTGGATACGGCTACAGCGACCGGCCTCGGGGTGTATGGACGCCGCGCGCGCACGCGACGCTTTACCAGAAAGCCTTGCAGCAGCTCGGTGTCACGCAGGCCGTGGTGCTTGGACACTCCTGGGGCGCGCTGGTCGCGGTCGCCCTCGCTCTGCAAGCCCCGCAGCTCGTGCGCAGCCTCGTCCTGGCATCGGGCTACTACTACCCGACGCTGCGCGCCGACGTGGTTCTCGCCTCGCCCGCCGCGATCCCGATCATCGGCGATGTCCTACGCTACTCCGTTTCGCCGCTGGTCGGGCGCGCGCTCCTTCCCGCCATGATCAAAGGCATGTTCGCGCCGGCCGACATTCCCGAGCGCTTCGATCGAGAGTTCCCGACCGACATGATGCTGCGCCCGTTGCAGTTGCGGGCATCTGCGGAGGATGCGGCGATGATGACGCCGGTCACGGTCGAGCTTCAGCAGCACTACCATGACCTCGACCTCCCCGTCATCATCATCGCCGGTGGCGCCGACCAGATCGCCGATGTCGGCCGTCAATCACAGCGGCTACACGATGAATTGCCGAACAGCACGCTCATCGTGGTTCCCGGGATGGGGCACATGATCCACCATCTCGCGCCGGAGAAGGTCGTCGAGGCCGTGGAGCTCGCCTCGAAGCAGTCCCAGGCGACCGCCGCGTAG
- a CDS encoding type II toxin-antitoxin system Phd/YefM family antitoxin gives MASFTLTDLGNKSGEVVEAAFRGPVDITKRGKRKFVLMTAEQFDRLTGTGSQRAYRAEDLTAPERDEILAGLDAVAQDEGRDD, from the coding sequence ATGGCAAGCTTCACCCTGACGGACCTCGGCAACAAGTCGGGCGAGGTGGTCGAGGCAGCCTTCCGTGGCCCCGTGGACATCACCAAGCGCGGAAAGCGCAAGTTCGTTCTGATGACCGCCGAGCAGTTCGATCGCCTGACCGGCACAGGCTCGCAGCGCGCGTACCGTGCCGAAGACCTGACGGCTCCGGAGCGCGACGAGATCCTGGCCGGGCTCGATGCCGTCGCGCAGGACGAGGGACGCGATGACTGA